The Prionailurus bengalensis isolate Pbe53 chromosome A3, Fcat_Pben_1.1_paternal_pri, whole genome shotgun sequence genome includes a window with the following:
- the ATP6V1E2 gene encoding V-type proton ATPase subunit E 2 codes for MALSDVDVQKQIKHMMAFIEQEANEKAEEIDAKSEEEFNIEKGRLVQTQRLKIMEYYEKKEKQIEQQKKIQMSTMRNQARLKVLRARDDLISELLNDAKLRLSGIVADPAIYQGLLDKLVLQGLLRLLEPVAIVRCRPQDLLLVEAAVQKAIPEYMMVSQKCVEVQVDQEVHLATNTAGGVEVYSGNQRIKVSNTLESRLDLLAQQKMPDIRKALFGANANRKFFI; via the coding sequence ATGGCTTTGAGTGATGTCGATGTGCAGAAGCAGATTAAGCACATGATGGCTTTCATTGAGCAGGAAGCCAATGAGAAGGCCGAAGAAATAGATGCCAAGTCTGAGGAAGAGTTCAACATTGAGAAAGGACGTCTTGTGCAAACCCAACGACTGAAGATTATGGAGTATTACgagaagaaggagaagcagaTAGAGCAGCAGAAGAAGATCCAGATGTCTACCATGAGGAATCAGGCAAGGCTGAAAGTCCTGAGAGCCCGAGATGACCTCATCTCAGAGTTGCTGAATGACGCAAAGCTGAGACTTAGTGGGATTGTGGCAGATCCAGCAATCTACCAGGGGCTGCTGGATAAGCTAGTGCTTCAGGGTCTGCTCCGACTGCTGGAGCCCGTGGCGATTGTACGCTGCAGGCCACAGGACCTCCTTCTGGTGGAGGCTGCAGTGCAAAAAGCCATCCCTGAATATATGATGGTCTCCCAAAAATGTGTGGAAGTCCAAGTGGATCAAGAGGTGCACCTGGCTACCAACACAGCTGGAGGAGTGGAGGTCTACAGCGGCAATCAGAGAATAAAGGTTTCGAATACCCTAGAAAGCCGACTGGATCTCTTAGCCCAGCAAAAGATGCCTGATATACGAAAGGCTTTGTTTGGAGCCAATGCCAACAGAAAGTTTTTTATATAA